Proteins from one Pontibacter korlensis genomic window:
- a CDS encoding Pycsar system effector family protein, giving the protein MEDQTIIKHAGEFVFRLFKDRLSKKLVYHNYKHTFETVAEAQDLGQRSRISDDQLQDLVLAAWFHDTGYVDAYDGHEEESVKIATEWLQEKAYPQERINVITGIILATKHKTEPETLLQELMVDADMSNIGKETFFATAELLRVEWEIFRDTFFTDSEWEQFQMDFLLSTTFHTNQAQRKFASQLGLNIQEQRSRLSKEIEKKKKEEKKNRKTLAQPKRGIETMFRNTYRTHLDLSAIADNKANMMISLNAIIISVIITYLSAKTSTIGAEYTTHRTFLIPIGILLLTTLGSVVFAIISAQPEVTSFTLKKKKDQRLDTRKINLLFFGNFTNLPLEEFQRGMHDIMRDKKSLYNNMITDIYYLGEVLSRKYKILRISYTIFMVGLVLTVVGFAVAVASY; this is encoded by the coding sequence ATGGAAGACCAGACAATAATAAAACATGCCGGTGAGTTTGTATTCCGGCTTTTTAAAGATAGGCTCTCTAAAAAGTTAGTTTATCATAACTACAAGCACACCTTCGAGACTGTAGCCGAAGCCCAGGATTTAGGCCAGCGGAGCAGGATTTCTGATGACCAACTACAGGACCTGGTACTGGCTGCCTGGTTCCACGATACAGGCTATGTGGACGCTTATGATGGGCATGAGGAAGAAAGCGTAAAAATCGCTACTGAGTGGCTGCAGGAAAAAGCGTACCCCCAGGAGCGCATTAATGTTATTACCGGTATTATTCTCGCCACCAAGCACAAGACAGAGCCGGAAACGCTGCTACAGGAACTGATGGTTGATGCCGACATGTCAAACATCGGGAAAGAGACTTTTTTTGCCACAGCAGAGCTCCTGCGCGTGGAGTGGGAGATTTTCCGCGACACGTTCTTTACTGACAGTGAATGGGAGCAGTTCCAGATGGACTTCCTGCTCTCTACTACCTTTCATACCAATCAGGCACAGCGTAAGTTCGCCTCACAGCTAGGGCTAAACATACAGGAGCAGCGCAGCCGCCTGAGCAAAGAGATTGAGAAAAAGAAAAAAGAGGAGAAGAAGAACCGTAAAACACTGGCCCAGCCTAAGCGCGGCATCGAAACGATGTTCCGTAACACGTACCGCACGCACCTGGACCTGAGTGCTATTGCTGATAACAAAGCCAATATGATGATCAGCCTAAACGCTATCATTATCTCGGTTATCATCACGTACCTGAGTGCAAAAACCTCCACCATCGGTGCCGAGTATACCACTCATCGAACTTTTCTTATCCCAATTGGGATACTGCTGCTGACTACGCTCGGCTCTGTTGTGTTTGCCATCATTTCAGCGCAACCAGAGGTAACGAGCTTCACGCTTAAGAAGAAGAAGGACCAGCGCTTAGACACCCGCAAGATCAACTTACTGTTCTTCGGTAACTTCACCAACTTACCGCTGGAAGAGTTTCAGCGAGGCATGCACGATATCATGCGCGATAAGAAGTCGCTGTACAACAACATGATTACCGATATATACTACCTTGGAGAGGTGCTTAGCCGCAAGTATAAAATACTTCGCATTTCCTACACCATCTTTATGGTGGGCTTGGTGCTAACAGTAGTAGGGTTTGCCGTAGCCGTAGCCTCTTATTAA
- a CDS encoding SRPBCC family protein — protein MPVISFETIVKAPIEVCFDLSRSIDLHSISTRQTGERAIAGVTSGLIELSETVTWRAKHLGIWQNLTSKITEYNRPYHFSDEMVRGAFKRFKHEHHFRQDGDYTVMLDIFDYTSPFGPLGKLADKLFLKEYMARFLHERDSVIKEFAESDRWQDIVNIARVVKGL, from the coding sequence ATGCCCGTAATTAGCTTTGAGACCATTGTTAAGGCCCCGATAGAAGTCTGCTTTGACCTCTCCAGAAGTATAGACTTGCACTCCATCTCTACCAGGCAAACCGGCGAACGAGCCATTGCCGGGGTTACCTCAGGCTTGATTGAGCTTAGTGAAACAGTAACGTGGCGGGCAAAGCACTTAGGCATTTGGCAAAATCTGACAAGCAAGATAACAGAGTACAACCGCCCCTATCACTTTTCGGATGAGATGGTACGGGGAGCTTTTAAGCGGTTCAAGCACGAGCATCATTTCAGACAGGATGGAGACTATACCGTGATGCTGGATATATTTGACTACACCTCTCCCTTCGGTCCTTTAGGCAAACTTGCTGACAAGCTGTTTCTCAAAGAATACATGGCCCGCTTCCTTCATGAGCGAGACAGTGTAATAAAAGAGTTCGCTGAATCGGATAGGTGGCAGGATATCGTGAACATTGCTCGTGTTGTTAAAGGCCTCTAA
- a CDS encoding TetR/AcrR family transcriptional regulator, which produces MGIAERKKRHKEEIRSSILEAAWQLVVQEGWQALSIRKIAEAIEYSVPVIYDHFANKEAILLELTKQGFQKLNDELVKAKQAAASTEMQIEAMAYAYWKFAFDNKAYYQVMYGLGIPSCETVNQISELATFSELILQPIREMIAAGPYPETDPFLKLHTFWSMLHGLISINMMGDEDKEDLNQMVLQDFIRGFVSGMKS; this is translated from the coding sequence ATGGGAATAGCAGAAAGAAAGAAACGGCATAAAGAAGAAATACGCTCTTCCATTCTTGAGGCTGCTTGGCAACTAGTAGTTCAGGAAGGATGGCAGGCCCTTTCTATCAGAAAGATTGCGGAGGCTATAGAGTATAGCGTTCCTGTAATCTATGACCATTTCGCTAATAAAGAGGCTATCCTGCTGGAGCTAACGAAGCAAGGCTTCCAAAAGCTGAACGATGAGCTGGTGAAAGCTAAGCAAGCTGCTGCCAGCACTGAAATGCAGATTGAGGCCATGGCTTATGCTTATTGGAAGTTTGCATTTGATAATAAGGCTTACTACCAGGTTATGTATGGGTTGGGTATTCCTTCCTGTGAAACAGTAAACCAGATAAGTGAACTTGCTACCTTCAGCGAACTGATTCTGCAGCCAATAAGAGAGATGATCGCTGCCGGGCCATACCCAGAGACAGATCCTTTCTTAAAGCTACATACTTTCTGGTCGATGCTGCACGGCCTGATATCCATCAACATGATGGGTGATGAGGATAAGGAAGATCTAAATCAAATGGTACTGCAGGATTTTATACGTGGTTTTGTATCAGGCATGAAATCATAA
- a CDS encoding YceI family protein, whose translation MATTKWSLDLSHSELGFKIKHLMISNVTGKFSKFDAEAETEGDDFSNAKVVADIDVASINTNNEQRDEHLRNADFFASDAHPNMKFVSTKVERVDEDTFKLHGDLTIKDTTKPVTLAVEHNGIATDPWGNVKAGFSISGKINRKDWGINYNAALETGGVMLGEELKIQGEVQLVKQA comes from the coding sequence ATGGCAACAACAAAATGGTCGTTAGACCTCTCTCACAGCGAACTAGGTTTCAAAATCAAGCACCTGATGATTTCTAACGTAACAGGTAAATTCTCTAAGTTCGACGCAGAGGCTGAAACAGAAGGCGACGATTTTTCTAATGCAAAAGTAGTGGCAGATATAGACGTTGCGTCTATCAACACAAATAACGAGCAGCGCGATGAGCACCTGCGTAATGCCGATTTCTTCGCTTCGGATGCACACCCTAACATGAAGTTCGTGTCTACTAAAGTAGAAAGAGTAGACGAAGATACTTTTAAGCTTCACGGAGATTTGACTATAAAAGACACTACTAAGCCGGTAACACTTGCTGTTGAGCACAATGGTATTGCTACAGATCCTTGGGGTAATGTGAAAGCTGGTTTCTCTATCAGCGGCAAAATTAACCGCAAAGACTGGGGCATTAACTACAATGCTGCCCTGGAAACAGGTGGTGTAATGCTTGGCGAAGAATTGAAAATCCAAGGCGAAGTACAGCTGGTAAAGCAAGCCTAA